A genomic window from Treponema maltophilum ATCC 51939 includes:
- a CDS encoding response regulator, with protein MSGKTRKTIIYSALEVANICGVVNQTAINWIRNGYLTAFNTPGGQYRVYLDDLIDFMKERNMRIPDDLLNAAGRKVLSASFLIVDDDKGLNTVLAKFLQREFKDATVYQAFDGFEAGTLLANKKPSFIILDLSLPGVDGFKLCKKIRESADYGNPFIFVVTALNEDGLEAKVKELGANEFSRKPLNLTNMAAMCRKYFGTD; from the coding sequence ATGTCGGGAAAAACACGTAAGACAATCATTTATTCGGCTTTGGAAGTTGCAAATATTTGCGGAGTTGTAAATCAAACGGCCATAAATTGGATACGCAACGGATACCTTACCGCTTTTAATACCCCCGGCGGACAGTATCGGGTTTATCTTGACGATTTAATCGATTTTATGAAAGAACGGAACATGAGGATTCCGGACGATTTGTTGAACGCTGCCGGCCGAAAGGTTCTTTCCGCCAGTTTTTTAATCGTAGACGACGATAAGGGCTTAAATACCGTGTTGGCAAAATTCCTGCAGCGGGAATTTAAAGATGCGACCGTTTATCAAGCCTTCGACGGTTTTGAAGCGGGGACGCTTTTGGCGAATAAAAAACCGTCATTTATTATTCTCGATTTAAGTTTGCCCGGTGTCGACGGTTTTAAATTATGCAAGAAAATACGCGAATCGGCCGATTACGGCAATCCCTTTATCTTTGTCGTTACCGCGCTGAACGAAGACGGGTTGGAAGCAAAGGTTAAGGAACTTGGAGCAAACGAATTTTCCCGCAAGCCGCTTAACCTTACGAATATGGCGGCCATGTGCCGAAAATACTTCGGCACCGATTAG
- a CDS encoding glycerophosphodiester phosphodiesterase, whose product MHKKNILPNAQRPLLFAHRGVSSLAPENTMAAFKKVKELGIPGVELDVHLTKSGELVVIHDESVKRTGRLYDGKTVQDAPDKDVERMTWEEVRQYDFGISFSPEFAGERIPLLADVLELLGPETYVDIEIKIDTMNVKPVTEKTYEVLQEELRKHPENPDRFLVSSFNPLAVRYFAKLCSTIPVSLIYDSNPEAPFYIRGGRGKLFCNPDVLKPCWKDYRTAKKESWVWTVDSTEIARSMLDKGATGLISNRPQDLLPLVRQAQEKNKA is encoded by the coding sequence ATGCATAAAAAAAATATTTTACCGAATGCACAACGGCCGCTTTTATTTGCGCACCGCGGAGTTTCAAGTTTGGCGCCCGAAAATACGATGGCGGCATTCAAAAAAGTTAAAGAGCTGGGCATTCCCGGCGTGGAACTCGACGTACACCTAACAAAAAGCGGCGAACTGGTCGTCATTCACGACGAATCGGTTAAACGCACGGGAAGACTGTACGACGGCAAAACCGTGCAGGACGCACCGGATAAAGACGTCGAACGGATGACGTGGGAAGAAGTTCGGCAATATGACTTCGGCATATCCTTTTCGCCCGAATTTGCCGGCGAGCGCATTCCGCTTTTAGCCGACGTGCTCGAACTTTTAGGCCCCGAAACCTACGTCGATATCGAAATAAAAATCGATACGATGAATGTTAAACCCGTTACCGAAAAAACATATGAAGTGCTGCAGGAAGAACTGCGCAAGCATCCCGAAAATCCCGACCGCTTTTTGGTATCTTCGTTTAACCCGCTCGCCGTCCGTTATTTTGCAAAATTATGTTCAACCATTCCCGTGTCGCTCATATACGACAGCAATCCCGAAGCGCCTTTTTATATACGCGGCGGAAGAGGAAAGTTGTTTTGCAATCCCGACGTGTTAAAACCCTGTTGGAAAGATTATCGCACGGCTAAAAAAGAAAGCTGGGTGTGGACGGTTGACTCAACGGAAATTGCCCGCAGCATGCTCGACAAGGGCGCAACCGGTCTCATATCTAACCGGCCGCAAGATCTTTTGCCTTTGGTACGACAAGCGCAGGAAAAAAACAAAGCTTAA
- a CDS encoding MFS transporter, giving the protein MVAEKKAESTGFGKYLPVTFLIGTGFFTMGLMDPLYDSYVTIFLSKFIPFKWLVGIFMSLDNILAIFLIPVISALSDKTRTKIGRRMPWIIVLLPLSAVMFTFIPYSAQHSLSALIIVLALLNLFKQSVRGPVVALMPDIVPAEFRSQGNGVINTMGNIAAIVGTLFLARLMDVDTVLPIIGRTKDVLAFPAAGILVVLATLMLAIFVRENRSAQDLSVPSEDEKRVPFLQAMKTVLAGTIDKKTGKKDNSALLVLLSLLLWFLGYSGMVPYVAEYSIKTFGVSTGQAPFAAGMVGIASALSAIPMGYAAGKWGRKRMIRISLAVIASLCVFQFFLSEITGFFGIGGGQIKYVFWTGMFIFGIFWICIIANSFPMLWQMAGFSHIGLYTGLYYTFSQAAAILAPFCAGLIIDLLGYRAVFVYCAFFFVMAFITMGRVTRGEKNDS; this is encoded by the coding sequence ATGGTTGCTGAAAAGAAGGCGGAAAGTACGGGATTCGGAAAGTATCTTCCCGTAACGTTTTTAATCGGAACGGGATTTTTTACGATGGGGTTAATGGATCCCCTGTACGACAGTTATGTAACGATTTTTTTAAGTAAATTCATTCCTTTTAAATGGCTGGTCGGAATTTTTATGTCGCTCGATAATATTTTGGCGATTTTTTTGATTCCGGTTATCTCGGCATTGTCGGACAAAACCCGTACGAAAATCGGCCGCAGAATGCCGTGGATAATCGTTCTTTTGCCTTTATCGGCCGTCATGTTCACCTTTATTCCGTATTCGGCACAGCATTCTTTAAGCGCGCTTATAATCGTGCTTGCCTTATTGAATTTATTTAAGCAATCGGTGCGCGGTCCGGTGGTTGCCTTAATGCCGGATATCGTTCCCGCCGAATTCCGCTCGCAGGGCAACGGCGTTATAAACACGATGGGAAACATCGCCGCGATTGTCGGAACTTTGTTTTTGGCGCGGCTCATGGACGTCGATACGGTGCTGCCGATTATCGGGCGCACAAAAGACGTACTCGCCTTCCCCGCTGCGGGTATTCTTGTCGTGCTTGCAACGCTCATGCTTGCAATCTTTGTGCGCGAAAACCGCAGCGCTCAGGATTTGAGCGTTCCTTCCGAAGATGAAAAACGCGTTCCCTTTTTGCAAGCGATGAAAACGGTACTCGCCGGCACAATCGATAAAAAAACGGGCAAAAAAGACAACAGCGCTTTATTGGTTCTTTTGTCCCTCCTTTTGTGGTTTTTGGGCTATTCGGGTATGGTGCCTTACGTTGCCGAATACAGTATAAAAACCTTCGGCGTATCGACGGGGCAAGCGCCCTTTGCCGCCGGCATGGTCGGCATCGCGTCGGCACTGTCGGCAATTCCGATGGGATATGCCGCCGGAAAATGGGGCAGAAAGCGCATGATCCGCATTTCGCTTGCCGTTATCGCGTCCCTGTGCGTGTTCCAATTCTTTTTGTCCGAAATTACCGGATTTTTCGGTATAGGCGGCGGCCAAATTAAATACGTGTTTTGGACGGGAATGTTTATATTCGGTATTTTTTGGATTTGCATTATCGCCAATTCCTTTCCCATGCTCTGGCAGATGGCGGGCTTTTCGCACATCGGTTTGTATACCGGTTTGTATTACACCTTTTCTCAAGCGGCCGCCATTCTCGCACCGTTTTGCGCCGGTCTTATTATAGACCTTTTGGGCTACAGAGCGGTGTTTGTATATTGCGCTTTCTTTTTTGTGATGGCCTTTATAACGATGGGGCGCGTTACCCGCGGCGAAAAAAACGATTCATAG
- a CDS encoding galactokinase, translating to MIRFSRELFELLYGTDRSVLAAQEKRYNALAELWHRRYGTGDKDADFASLRFFSSPGRSEIGGNHTDHNLGKVLAASIRQDCIAAVRATDDNTVYVYDPGYNADYSINIGGSDDERAQAVQKGAACTDADNPPREEKGSAALIRGIVQGFKNAGYKTGGFKACFTSDVIAAAGVSSSAAFEMLICVILNNLFNGGKIPLTAFPAIGSFAENRYWNKKSGMLDQTACVLGSLIAIDFKNPAQPLIEKIPFDFDKEEYALMIVNTGSGHADLSEAYSAIPAEMQSVARALGKEHLRDTSFEEVYENLCRIRKTCGDRAVMRAFHFFEENERVDKEVRALKTVDFTSFLNLITESGNSSWKWLQNICIADKPESQPVAVCLALTEHFIRIHNAGACRVHGGGFAGVIQAFIPRSLCGAYTSYMEKALGYDAGTGQKSPVFAMSIRPAGAVEIPT from the coding sequence ATGATTCGCTTTTCACGGGAATTATTCGAGCTTTTATACGGAACCGACCGAAGCGTTCTTGCCGCTCAAGAAAAGCGCTATAACGCTTTGGCCGAACTATGGCACAGGCGCTACGGAACCGGCGACAAAGACGCGGATTTTGCATCCTTGCGTTTTTTCAGTTCGCCGGGGCGCAGCGAAATCGGCGGCAACCATACCGATCACAATTTGGGCAAAGTGTTGGCCGCAAGTATCAGGCAGGACTGCATCGCCGCCGTCCGCGCAACCGACGACAATACCGTTTACGTATACGATCCCGGTTATAACGCGGATTACAGCATAAACATCGGCGGCAGCGACGACGAGCGAGCGCAGGCAGTGCAAAAAGGTGCGGCCTGCACGGATGCCGACAATCCGCCTCGTGAGGAAAAAGGCTCGGCTGCCCTTATCCGCGGCATTGTGCAGGGATTTAAAAACGCCGGCTATAAAACGGGCGGTTTTAAAGCCTGTTTTACGAGCGATGTCATCGCCGCTGCGGGCGTCAGTTCTTCCGCCGCATTCGAAATGCTTATCTGCGTTATTTTGAACAATCTTTTTAACGGCGGTAAAATTCCGCTTACGGCCTTTCCTGCAATCGGCAGTTTTGCCGAAAACCGCTATTGGAACAAAAAGTCGGGCATGCTCGACCAAACGGCCTGCGTTTTGGGCAGCCTTATCGCTATCGACTTTAAAAATCCCGCGCAGCCGCTTATAGAAAAAATTCCCTTCGACTTTGATAAAGAAGAATATGCGCTGATGATTGTAAATACGGGAAGCGGCCATGCCGACTTATCCGAAGCGTATTCGGCCATTCCCGCCGAAATGCAGTCGGTTGCGCGCGCTTTGGGAAAAGAACATCTTCGCGACACAAGTTTTGAAGAAGTCTATGAAAACCTGTGCCGCATACGCAAAACCTGCGGCGACCGCGCCGTTATGCGGGCCTTTCATTTTTTTGAAGAAAACGAACGCGTCGACAAAGAAGTACGCGCGCTTAAAACGGTCGATTTTACATCCTTTTTAAATCTGATTACCGAATCGGGCAATTCGTCGTGGAAGTGGCTCCAAAATATCTGCATTGCCGACAAGCCCGAAAGCCAGCCGGTTGCCGTGTGTCTCGCGCTTACCGAACATTTTATCCGCATCCATAATGCCGGCGCATGCCGCGTACACGGCGGAGGCTTTGCCGGCGTCATTCAAGCCTTTATTCCCCGTTCGCTGTGCGGCGCGTACACGTCATACATGGAAAAAGCGCTCGGCTATGATGCGGGCACGGGACAAAAAAGCCCCGTTTTCGCCATGAGCATTCGCCCCGCAGGTGCCGTAGAAATCCCTACATAG
- the sppA gene encoding signal peptide peptidase SppA — translation MTDLYPQKRKNGLTKKAKTGLIVLCFVILAAIAGAVIQIAALGNAGSFITPIPLKHGGRLFLPEKIRQSALHFSSFSFDKYIAVLHVEGVIEDSGETYNQNWILDTIDELGRDRKNRGILLYIDSPGGGVYQSDEVYLALEDYKHSTGNKVWAYMGPLAASGGYYIACAADVIYANRNTLTGSIGVISATSVDLTELMKKYGIKMTTVTAGKNKNMLNIDSPMTEEHRAIMQGIADEAYDQFTDIVSQSRNMKIEKVRALADGRIYTAAQAEANGLIDYVDTYENAVDNMLDAVEGNEDVSVKHFRFERKKTVSDYLYRGASFFAKKSAIEAELADSVKRVSGIPEDLPLPAYYYHR, via the coding sequence ATGACCGATTTATATCCGCAAAAGCGAAAAAACGGCTTAACGAAAAAAGCGAAAACCGGCTTAATTGTTTTGTGCTTTGTGATCCTCGCCGCAATAGCCGGTGCGGTAATTCAAATTGCCGCATTGGGAAACGCCGGAAGTTTTATTACGCCCATACCGCTTAAGCACGGCGGCCGGCTTTTTTTGCCGGAAAAAATACGGCAAAGCGCTTTGCATTTTTCTTCTTTTTCGTTCGATAAATACATTGCGGTTTTGCACGTTGAAGGCGTTATCGAAGACTCGGGCGAAACGTACAATCAAAATTGGATTTTGGATACGATCGACGAACTCGGCCGCGACCGAAAAAACCGCGGGATTTTGCTGTACATCGATTCTCCCGGCGGCGGCGTGTATCAATCCGACGAAGTCTACCTCGCTTTGGAAGACTATAAGCACAGCACCGGCAACAAGGTATGGGCGTACATGGGGCCTTTGGCGGCTTCCGGCGGCTACTACATAGCTTGCGCGGCGGACGTCATCTATGCGAACCGCAACACGCTCACCGGTTCAATCGGCGTTATAAGCGCCACGTCGGTCGATTTAACCGAACTTATGAAAAAATACGGCATAAAAATGACGACCGTAACCGCCGGCAAAAATAAAAACATGCTGAACATAGACAGTCCGATGACCGAAGAACACCGGGCGATTATGCAGGGCATTGCCGACGAAGCCTATGATCAATTTACCGATATCGTATCGCAAAGCCGCAACATGAAAATCGAAAAGGTGCGCGCGCTTGCCGACGGCCGTATTTATACCGCGGCGCAGGCCGAAGCGAACGGTTTAATCGACTATGTCGACACGTACGAAAATGCCGTCGACAACATGCTCGATGCGGTTGAAGGAAACGAAGACGTGTCGGTAAAGCATTTTCGGTTTGAACGCAAAAAAACCGTTTCGGACTATCTGTACCGGGGCGCATCGTTTTTTGCAAAAAAGAGTGCCATCGAAGCGGAACTTGCCGATTCGGTAAAGCGCGTTTCGGGCATTCCGGAAGATCTGCCGTTGCCGGCATATTATTATCACCGATAA
- a CDS encoding DUF975 family protein, which translates to MFDRQEFKRLAKAQLKGHWTTPVLITLVTGIVLSIVIIPMALYYSAYEEVYNYQQAYENIENASLIPLIIFPIVILGIGVFVIAEAKYYLVFTARQGNAPFSVFLESFNLWWRGFRACLWYSLWTYLWSLLFVIPGIVKALAYSQTFFIVAENPHISVRKAMRLSIAMTKGYKGDLFVLGLSFIGWALLSTLTLYIGYLWLTPYINVTQVNAYRFLKQSAFDRGVLKPEDFGTSGFIGNV; encoded by the coding sequence ATGTTTGATCGACAGGAGTTTAAGCGGCTGGCAAAAGCGCAGCTGAAAGGGCATTGGACAACCCCCGTTTTAATAACGCTGGTTACGGGAATAGTGTTGAGTATAGTTATCATTCCGATGGCACTATATTATTCCGCTTATGAAGAAGTTTACAATTATCAACAAGCTTATGAAAACATTGAAAACGCATCGCTTATTCCGTTGATTATTTTTCCGATTGTAATACTTGGCATAGGCGTTTTTGTGATTGCCGAAGCAAAATACTACCTCGTTTTTACCGCGCGGCAAGGCAACGCGCCTTTTTCCGTTTTTTTGGAAAGCTTTAACCTGTGGTGGCGCGGATTCAGAGCGTGCCTGTGGTATAGTTTGTGGACGTATTTGTGGTCGCTCCTTTTTGTTATTCCCGGAATCGTAAAAGCGCTGGCCTACTCGCAAACCTTTTTTATCGTCGCCGAAAATCCGCATATTTCGGTACGAAAAGCGATGCGCTTAAGCATTGCGATGACCAAGGGCTATAAGGGCGATTTATTCGTGCTCGGTTTAAGTTTTATAGGCTGGGCACTTTTAAGCACACTGACCTTATACATCGGCTATTTGTGGCTCACGCCCTACATTAACGTGACGCAGGTAAACGCATATCGCTTCCTCAAACAAAGCGCATTCGACCGCGGTGTTCTTAAACCCGAAGATTTCGGTACCTCCGGTTTTATCGGGAACGTATAA
- a CDS encoding CYTH domain-containing protein produces MYEIELKAHVYNRDELIPKLNADARYLGTAEKNDTYWRLTAFVRDAAIDANGKAGTMRPDKKTASPEGDAGRTCPVEKMPAEKNAGNSLTVRIRTECTETAAKEKTCRHLVTYKQKRRICKENPALEVNDEKEFAVSDRAEFERFLHKAGFEAVYEKHKKSMQWEKGDALIELCTVEPLGDFLEMEILAETADENRIKKTRLALEKLLKKYGIPLEQIEPMYYSELLKAKKFFES; encoded by the coding sequence ATGTACGAAATCGAATTAAAAGCGCACGTCTATAATCGGGATGAACTTATCCCCAAGCTGAATGCGGATGCCCGCTATCTGGGGACGGCCGAAAAAAACGATACCTATTGGCGGCTAACCGCCTTCGTGCGGGATGCTGCAATCGACGCAAACGGCAAAGCCGGAACGATGCGGCCGGATAAAAAAACGGCATCCCCCGAAGGCGACGCCGGAAGAACCTGTCCCGTCGAAAAAATGCCGGCGGAAAAAAACGCGGGAAATTCCCTTACCGTACGCATCAGAACCGAATGCACGGAAACGGCGGCAAAAGAAAAAACGTGCCGACATCTTGTTACGTATAAGCAAAAGCGCCGCATCTGCAAAGAAAATCCCGCTCTCGAAGTAAACGACGAAAAAGAGTTTGCCGTGTCCGACCGCGCGGAGTTTGAGCGATTTTTGCACAAAGCGGGCTTTGAAGCCGTTTACGAAAAGCACAAAAAAAGCATGCAGTGGGAAAAAGGCGATGCGCTCATCGAACTGTGTACGGTGGAACCCTTGGGCGACTTTTTGGAAATGGAAATCCTTGCCGAAACGGCCGACGAAAACCGCATAAAAAAGACGCGCCTTGCGCTCGAAAAGCTTTTAAAAAAATACGGAATTCCACTTGAACAGATTGAACCTATGTATTACAGTGAATTACTTAAAGCTAAAAAGTTTTTCGAAAGCTGA
- a CDS encoding putative bifunctional diguanylate cyclase/phosphodiesterase gives MSVDVTVENTLLKRKLAAYEKILKEKERDPLTDLYSRQRFFEETRELLDKNSKKKFVFLRFDINRFQLINSFFGLKEGDKLLQYLAFKIKQFALIFQTYIIGRIEGDVFGMCCQLAGHIDVFNAMLQRAVEEFISGYRSDYELSISVGIYVIEHNDMALEDIYSKAILAAKKCKERTTGPCFVLYDKKLSEAVMKNQRITNQMHAALNEKQFEVVLQPKCDLKTGELVGAEALTRWNHPEEGVVPPSEFIPVFEKNGFISRFDEYVWTSACAYIRSWLDKGNCAVPVSVNVSRCDLRNPALPDKFKELLARYNIPAHYLHLEITENAYAEDAKHIAEAVQRLKDAGLHIEMDDFGTAYSSLNMLNEIPIDTLKLDIGFVRNYKKGRGKDIILAFIIKLAKALELSVIAEGIETEEQAAHLLSLGCENGQGYYFSKPISKKEFDIFAAKRPKRSASEVSAS, from the coding sequence ATGAGTGTCGATGTTACCGTTGAAAATACGCTGTTAAAACGTAAACTCGCCGCTTACGAAAAAATTCTGAAAGAAAAGGAGCGCGATCCGCTCACCGATTTATATTCGCGGCAACGTTTTTTTGAAGAAACGAGAGAATTGCTCGACAAAAATTCCAAAAAAAAATTCGTGTTTTTACGCTTCGATATTAACCGCTTTCAACTTATAAATTCGTTTTTCGGTTTGAAAGAAGGCGATAAACTGCTGCAGTATCTTGCGTTTAAAATCAAGCAGTTTGCACTTATTTTTCAAACGTACATTATCGGACGCATAGAAGGCGACGTTTTCGGCATGTGCTGCCAGCTTGCGGGGCATATCGATGTGTTCAATGCGATGCTCCAGCGCGCCGTCGAGGAATTTATCAGCGGCTACCGTTCCGATTACGAATTGAGCATTTCGGTCGGCATTTATGTTATCGAACATAACGATATGGCGCTCGAAGATATCTATTCGAAGGCGATTTTGGCCGCAAAAAAATGTAAGGAAAGGACGACCGGTCCCTGCTTTGTGTTGTATGACAAAAAGCTGAGCGAAGCCGTTATGAAAAATCAGCGCATCACCAATCAAATGCATGCGGCATTGAACGAAAAACAGTTTGAAGTCGTTTTGCAGCCCAAGTGCGATTTAAAAACCGGTGAACTTGTCGGCGCGGAAGCGCTTACGCGGTGGAATCATCCCGAAGAAGGCGTTGTACCGCCGAGCGAATTTATTCCCGTTTTTGAAAAAAACGGCTTTATTTCGCGCTTTGACGAATACGTATGGACTTCCGCCTGCGCATATATCCGCTCGTGGCTGGACAAAGGAAATTGTGCGGTTCCCGTTTCGGTGAACGTGTCGCGCTGCGATTTGCGCAACCCCGCCCTTCCCGACAAATTTAAAGAACTGCTGGCACGCTACAATATACCGGCACATTACCTGCATTTGGAAATAACCGAAAACGCCTATGCCGAAGACGCCAAGCACATTGCCGAAGCCGTGCAGCGCTTAAAGGATGCGGGACTGCATATCGAAATGGACGATTTCGGAACCGCGTATTCTTCGCTGAATATGCTGAATGAAATTCCCATCGATACGCTGAAACTGGATATAGGTTTTGTACGCAATTACAAAAAAGGGCGAGGCAAAGATATTATTTTGGCCTTTATTATAAAGCTTGCGAAAGCTTTGGAACTTTCGGTTATTGCCGAAGGCATAGAAACCGAAGAGCAGGCGGCGCATTTGCTTTCTTTAGGATGCGAAAACGGTCAGGGCTATTATTTTTCGAAGCCCATATCGAAAAAAGAATTCGATATTTTTGCCGCAAAACGCCCCAAGCGTTCCGCATCCGAGGTTTCGGCATCGTAA
- the hisF gene encoding imidazole glycerol phosphate synthase subunit HisF, with product MLKKRIIVCLDVKDGRTTKGVRFKDNADIGDPVEMAAEYSRQGADELVFYDIMASARGTGADLNLIRETAKRLFIPFCVGGGIATEDDIRAAILAGAEKVSLNSQAVKNPALIGKGARIFGNQCIVLGMDAARDSSMPSGYRVFINGGRTATELDAREWALQAVNLGAGEIVLNSIDADGTKAGYEIPLTRLIAEAVEVPVIASGGGGNPEHIAQALTEGKADAALVAGIVHAKLYTVEQIKKELAAKGIPVRQEKTA from the coding sequence ATGCTGAAAAAAAGAATAATCGTATGCCTTGACGTAAAAGACGGGCGCACGACAAAGGGCGTACGCTTTAAAGACAACGCCGACATCGGCGACCCGGTGGAAATGGCCGCCGAATACAGCCGGCAGGGCGCCGACGAATTGGTGTTCTACGACATTATGGCATCCGCGCGGGGAACCGGCGCAGACTTGAATTTGATACGCGAAACGGCAAAGCGGCTTTTTATACCCTTTTGCGTCGGCGGCGGTATTGCAACCGAAGACGATATACGCGCCGCTATTTTAGCCGGCGCCGAAAAGGTAAGCTTAAACTCGCAGGCGGTAAAAAATCCCGCGCTTATCGGCAAGGGCGCCCGCATTTTCGGCAACCAGTGCATCGTATTGGGCATGGACGCCGCCCGCGATTCGTCGATGCCGTCGGGCTACCGCGTATTCATCAACGGGGGAAGAACCGCCACGGAATTGGATGCGCGCGAATGGGCGCTGCAAGCGGTAAACCTAGGCGCAGGCGAAATCGTATTGAATTCGATTGACGCGGACGGCACAAAGGCGGGGTATGAGATTCCGCTTACGCGCCTTATCGCCGAAGCGGTTGAAGTTCCCGTTATCGCTTCAGGCGGCGGCGGCAACCCCGAACACATTGCGCAAGCGCTCACGGAAGGAAAGGCCGACGCCGCCCTGGTTGCCGGTATCGTACACGCAAAACTGTACACGGTAGAACAAATCAAAAAAGAACTTGCGGCAAAGGGCATTCCCGTGCGGCAGGAAAAAACCGCATAA
- the hisH gene encoding imidazole glycerol phosphate synthase subunit HisH, whose product MIGIVDYKAGNIQSVRHALDFLRIEYVISDTPKNLENASCLMFPGVGNAAYAMERVKKAGFDSFLKERAAQGIPLLGICLGAQILFDYSEEDDTPCLGLLKGKVRLFKSIKDFPANLKIPHMGWNDIGYTKNTAALFKGIPEHGDFYFVHSYLICPENEVIVSAYTDYGIRVPAAVHQNNIYACQFHPEKSGMQGLRILRNFAALHAHSVHSAQNTD is encoded by the coding sequence ATGATTGGAATCGTCGATTATAAAGCCGGCAACATACAAAGCGTGCGGCACGCGCTGGATTTTTTGCGCATCGAATACGTGATTTCGGATACGCCGAAAAATCTTGAAAATGCTTCGTGCCTTATGTTTCCCGGTGTCGGAAACGCGGCCTATGCAATGGAACGCGTCAAAAAAGCGGGTTTCGATTCTTTTTTAAAAGAACGCGCCGCGCAGGGAATTCCGCTTTTGGGCATTTGCTTAGGTGCGCAAATTCTGTTCGATTACTCGGAAGAAGACGATACGCCCTGCCTCGGTTTGCTCAAGGGAAAAGTCAGGCTGTTCAAAAGTATAAAAGATTTTCCCGCAAACTTGAAAATCCCCCACATGGGCTGGAATGACATTGGCTACACAAAAAATACCGCGGCGCTGTTTAAGGGAATCCCCGAGCACGGCGATTTTTATTTTGTGCATTCGTATCTTATCTGCCCCGAGAACGAAGTAATTGTTTCGGCCTATACCGATTACGGCATACGCGTTCCCGCCGCCGTGCATCAAAACAATATTTACGCCTGTCAGTTCCACCCCGAAAAATCGGGCATGCAGGGACTGCGTATACTGCGGAATTTTGCGGCGCTGCATGCGCACAGCGTACACAGTGCGCAAAACACCGATTAA
- a CDS encoding EFR1 family ferrodoxin (N-terminal region resembles flavodoxins. C-terminal ferrodoxin region binds two 4Fe-4S clusters.) — protein MNMPADKIKLAVIYFSPTGTTKKVIDYIVKGIDGDIICSTDLTKRNNREKTQDVSFVDADLIIVGAPTYGGFLYKEFRNCLKHLDFQGKCIIAIILYGNASPMFAAGEMISIIQKGNGKLLGYGEFVGEHSYSGKDIPVAKGRPDNDDLQTAVLFGKTVKNRLLHTETRHLYNRAPVFDKIISFVADNKPIHTGKRIFTVPYTDNEKCIHCSECVKVCPKSCIRADMTTDKNECIVCMACVKICPTRAREAYPKNILVKPGLHIINKRKHKSRFF, from the coding sequence ATGAATATGCCTGCGGATAAAATTAAACTTGCCGTTATTTATTTCTCACCTACGGGAACAACGAAAAAAGTCATTGATTATATTGTTAAAGGAATTGACGGGGACATAATATGTTCTACGGATTTGACTAAACGGAACAATAGAGAAAAAACACAAGATGTAAGTTTTGTAGATGCGGATTTGATAATCGTGGGCGCTCCGACATACGGAGGTTTTTTATATAAGGAATTCAGAAACTGCCTAAAGCATTTGGATTTTCAAGGAAAATGTATAATTGCAATCATACTATACGGTAATGCATCACCGATGTTTGCTGCCGGAGAAATGATATCTATAATACAAAAGGGTAACGGAAAGCTGCTCGGGTACGGTGAATTTGTCGGGGAGCATTCATATTCCGGTAAAGATATTCCGGTTGCGAAAGGCAGACCCGATAATGATGATTTACAAACAGCGGTACTATTCGGAAAGACTGTAAAAAACAGATTATTACATACGGAAACACGGCATCTTTATAATAGGGCACCTGTGTTTGATAAAATTATAAGTTTTGTCGCGGATAATAAACCGATACATACCGGAAAAAGAATATTTACTGTTCCGTATACGGATAACGAAAAATGTATTCACTGTTCCGAATGTGTAAAAGTATGTCCTAAAAGTTGTATACGTGCGGATATGACAACCGATAAAAATGAATGTATAGTGTGCATGGCATGTGTTAAAATATGCCCGACGAGGGCAAGAGAAGCCTATCCTAAAAATATACTAGTCAAACCAGGTTTACATATTATAAATAAAAGAAAGCATAAATCCCGTTTTTTCTGA